The Deltaproteobacteria bacterium genome has a segment encoding these proteins:
- a CDS encoding chemotaxis response regulator protein-glutamate methylesterase, giving the protein MNNHRKPSILEPPLRPLRRIRVLVVDDSAVVRSILSRELARDPEIEVVGTASDPFVARDKIVKLKPDVLTLDVEMPRMDGITFLRKLMRHYPLPVIVVSSLTPKGGELALEATDAGAVEVMCKPGPAYTVGDMTIELVEKIKACARAKVEKRGPAKSGSRASPKRLALARTTNKVVAIGASTGGTQALTEVLAAMPGNAPGTLVVQHMPEHFTHSFAKRLNQVCAMEVKEAQNGDTVAPGKALIAPGNYHMLLRRSGATYYVEVKKGPRVCRQRPSVEVLFKSVARYAGRNAVGVIMTGMGSDGAEGLLMMKENGARNIAQDEKTSVVFGMPKEAIRLGAVDFVLPLGQITRGILDLVQEMDRQVRCAE; this is encoded by the coding sequence ATGAACAACCATCGTAAACCATCCATTCTTGAGCCACCCCTAAGGCCGTTACGGAGAATCCGTGTGTTGGTCGTAGATGATTCGGCCGTGGTTCGTTCGATCCTTTCCAGGGAACTGGCACGAGATCCTGAAATCGAGGTGGTAGGAACCGCGTCCGATCCCTTTGTGGCACGGGACAAGATCGTAAAACTCAAACCCGACGTGCTGACGTTAGATGTCGAGATGCCGCGCATGGACGGAATCACCTTTCTCCGCAAGTTGATGCGTCACTATCCTCTACCTGTAATTGTGGTTTCGTCACTGACCCCCAAAGGGGGTGAACTGGCCCTCGAAGCCACGGATGCAGGCGCCGTGGAGGTGATGTGCAAGCCGGGCCCGGCCTATACGGTGGGGGACATGACCATAGAACTCGTCGAAAAGATCAAGGCCTGTGCCCGGGCAAAGGTGGAGAAAAGAGGGCCGGCTAAGTCCGGGAGCAGGGCCTCTCCGAAACGTTTGGCCCTGGCCAGAACCACGAACAAGGTCGTTGCCATCGGCGCCTCGACTGGTGGCACCCAGGCTCTCACAGAGGTACTTGCAGCGATGCCGGGAAATGCTCCCGGAACCTTAGTTGTTCAGCATATGCCGGAACACTTCACTCACAGTTTTGCGAAGAGGCTCAACCAGGTTTGCGCAATGGAGGTAAAGGAAGCTCAGAATGGCGACACGGTCGCACCTGGTAAAGCTCTCATAGCTCCGGGAAACTACCATATGCTCCTTCGACGGTCGGGCGCTACATACTACGTCGAGGTGAAAAAGGGGCCCCGTGTCTGCCGGCAGCGTCCTTCCGTGGAGGTGCTTTTCAAGAGTGTGGCGCGTTATGCGGGGCGCAACGCTGTCGGTGTCATAATGACAGGGATGGGTAGTGACGGAGCCGAGGGACTTTTGATGATGAAGGAGAATGGAGCGCGAAACATCGCTCAGGACGAGAAGACCTCTGTGGTTTTCGGCATGCCGAAAGAGGCAATTAGGCTTGGAGCAGTGGATTTTGTCCTCCCATTGGGCCAAATTACCCGAGGCATCCTCGATCTGGTCCAGGAGATGGACAGACAGGTCAGGTGCGCGGAATGA
- a CDS encoding chemotaxis protein CheX yields MINDRKELLATVFCEVLERFSFLFGELISKEEIPETGSRYLQATMAFRGVMSGKLVLAVPQAMCPVIAGNVLGMEPVEALKIIQSDDALKELLNITCGQVLTALVGDEPVFDLSIPEISALNPAGWSALAHKPDSLCFLVDGLPVVLNMSLDGGGVSG; encoded by the coding sequence ATGATAAATGATCGAAAGGAACTTCTGGCGACAGTCTTTTGCGAGGTGCTGGAACGGTTCTCCTTCTTGTTTGGTGAACTGATTTCCAAGGAGGAGATCCCTGAGACAGGGTCGAGATATCTTCAGGCCACAATGGCTTTCCGAGGCGTAATGAGCGGGAAGTTGGTGCTCGCGGTTCCGCAGGCCATGTGCCCGGTGATTGCGGGAAACGTCCTGGGCATGGAGCCTGTTGAGGCCCTGAAGATCATACAGAGCGACGATGCCCTGAAAGAGCTGTTGAATATCACCTGTGGCCAGGTTCTGACGGCCCTCGTCGGCGACGAACCGGTTTTCGACCTTTCCATACCGGAAATATCTGCGCTGAATCCTGCAGGATGGAGCGCTTTGGCACACAAGCCCGATTCGCTCTGCTTCCTGGTTGACGGCTTGCCAGTGGTTTTGAACATGTCACTTGACGGTGGAGGCGTATCTGGATGA